The sequence below is a genomic window from Bosea sp. F3-2.
CGGCTTCCGTTTCGAAATCCACCCGATGCCGTCGCTGATCCTGCGCGACGCGCAAAGCTCCGCGCGAAACAGCGCTTGAATCAGAGAGAGGCCCGGAAGGGACTGAGGACAATGGCCACCGAAATCCGCGTACCAACACTCGGCGAATCCGTCTCGGAAGCGACGATCGGCAAGTGGTTCAAGAAGCCGGGCGAGGCGGTGAAGGCCGACGAGCCTCTCGTCGAGCTGGAAACCGACAAGGTGACGCTGGAGGTCAACGCCCCGGCCGCCGGCGTGCTCGGCGAGATCGTCGCCAAGGAAGGCGAGACGGTCGGCGTCAACGCGCTGCTCGGCTCGATCGCCGATGGCGGCGTGGCCGCCGCTGCGGTGCCTGCGCCGAAGGCGGAGGCCAAGCCAGCCGCCGCTGCGCCGGCTCCGGCCGCCGAGGCTCCGAAGGCGGCTGCGACCAAGGCCGCCGATTCCGGCCCGGCCGTGGCGCGTCTCGCCGCCGAGAGCGGCATCGACGCCTCCTCGGTCCCGGCTTCGGGCAAGGACGGCCGCGTGACCAAGGGTGACATGCTTGCCGCGATCGCGACCGGCGGCATCGTCGCTCCGGCCGCTCAGCCGGCTCCGGTCCAGCTCCGCGCCCCCTCGGCGCCGGACGATGCGTCGCGCGAAGAGCGCGTCAAGATGACGAAGCTGCGCCAGACCATCGCGCGCCGCCTCAAGGAAGCCCAGTCCAACGCCGCGATGCTGACGACCTTCAACGAGGTCGACATGACCAACGTCATGGCGCTGCGCAACCAGTACAAGGACGTGTTCGAGAAGAAGCACGGCGTGAAGCTCGGCTTCATGGGCTTCTTCGTGAAGGCCTGCGTCCAGGCGCTGAAGGAAATTCCGGCGGTCAACGCCGAGATCGACGGCACCGACATCATCTACAAGAACTACTACCACATCGGCGTCGCCGTCGGCACCGAGAAGGGCCTGGTGGTTCCGGTGGTGCGCGATGCGGACGCGCTTTCGATCGCCGGCGTCGAGAAGAAGATCGGCGAGTTCGGCAAGAAGGCCCGTGACGGCCAGCTCAAGATTGAGGAGATGCAGGGCGGCACCTTCACGATCTCGAATGGCGGCGTCTACGGCTCGCTGATGTCGACCCCGATCCTGAACGCGCCGCAGTCGGCGATCCTGGGCATGCACAAGATCCAGGAGCGTCCGGTCGTCGTCGGCGGCAAGATCGAGATCCGCCCGATGATGTATCTTGCGGTCAGCTACGACCACCGCATCATCGACGGCAAGGAAGCCGTGACCTTCCTCGTCCGCATCAAGGAAGGCCTTGAGGATCCGGCGCGCCTCGTGCTGGATCTCTGAGACAGCAAACCCGCGGCTGCGGGGCAGGAGGAGACAGGCCATGGCTTTTCAAC
It includes:
- the odhB gene encoding 2-oxoglutarate dehydrogenase complex dihydrolipoyllysine-residue succinyltransferase; translation: MATEIRVPTLGESVSEATIGKWFKKPGEAVKADEPLVELETDKVTLEVNAPAAGVLGEIVAKEGETVGVNALLGSIADGGVAAAAVPAPKAEAKPAAAAPAPAAEAPKAAATKAADSGPAVARLAAESGIDASSVPASGKDGRVTKGDMLAAIATGGIVAPAAQPAPVQLRAPSAPDDASREERVKMTKLRQTIARRLKEAQSNAAMLTTFNEVDMTNVMALRNQYKDVFEKKHGVKLGFMGFFVKACVQALKEIPAVNAEIDGTDIIYKNYYHIGVAVGTEKGLVVPVVRDADALSIAGVEKKIGEFGKKARDGQLKIEEMQGGTFTISNGGVYGSLMSTPILNAPQSAILGMHKIQERPVVVGGKIEIRPMMYLAVSYDHRIIDGKEAVTFLVRIKEGLEDPARLVLDL